A stretch of DNA from Phormidium ambiguum IAM M-71:
GAAAAATTTCCTCTGGAAACAACGCTTCCACAACCATCTGAAAAACCAAAGAAACTAAATTTTAGAAAGTTGTTGGAACGCTTTGAGTTACCAGGTTATAAAAAAGTAAACTCTGAACCCAGTTTGCCTATTATTCCGCTAGAAACCGTAACACCAGAATTAAAATTACCAGTGGAAGTTTCTCCAGAAACGCCTGCAACTGCGATGGAAACAGAGGTACAGGATAAGAATTCTTTAAATAAGACTGAGGAAACAGCAGAAGAAACAGTTCCTGTCGAATAGTTAGTTACTAAAGCAATATTTTGGCCAAATTTAGGGGAGTTAAGTCAGTACAGAACCTTAACTCCTTTTTTGTCACTGTTTTTTGACAACTATGGTAATTGCCAACTTGAGTGATAGGCTTAAGTAATGTAGTAAGTTAAATGCGATCGCCCTTTAAGGAGAGTCTATGGCACCTCGCGTCAGAGCGCCAGAATTACCCCAGAACTTTTCTTGGCTAAATACCGATCGCCCCTTATCCTTAAAAGAGTTAAAAGGGCGAATAGTAATTCTAGATTTTTGGACTTATTGCTGTATTAACTGCCTGCACGTCCTACCCGATTTAAAATATTTAGAGCAGAAATATAAAAATACTCTTACAGTTATCGGCGTTCATTCCGCCAAATTCGACAACGAACAAGAAATAGAAAACATTCGTCAAGCCATTCTTCGTTACGATATTGAACACCCAGTCATAGTAGATGTAGACTTTCAAATTTGGCAACAATATGCCGTTCGTGCATGGCCAACTTTAGTCATCATCGATCCAGAAAGTTATTATGTAGGTAGTGCATCGGGAGAAGGAAACCGCGACGCACTAGACGAATTAATTTCCCAAATGATGCAAGCACATCAAGAAAAGGGAACCATTAATTTTCAAGAATTATCAATAAACTTAGAAAAACAAAAACAACCCTTAAATACACCATTAGCTTTTCCCGGAAAAATCCTAGCTGACGGAGAAGGTAATAGACTATTTATTGCAGATACAGGACATCATCGCATTGTTGTTACCACATTAGAAGGCGAAGTATTACACATAATTGGTAACGGAAAATCTGGCTTAACTGACGGTAATTTTACAGAAGCGCAATTCTTCGCCCCTCAAGGAATGGCATTAGACGAAGAACAACAAATACTATACATTGCGGATACAGAAAATCATGTTTTACGTCAAGTAAACTTAAAAAATCAACAAGTAAAAACGATCGCAGGTACAGGCGAACAAGGACATTATATCCGCCCGCAAAGTGGAAAAGCTTTAGAAACTGCCCTCAATTCCCCTTGGGATTTAGAGAAAAT
This window harbors:
- a CDS encoding thioredoxin-like domain-containing protein, with translation MAPRVRAPELPQNFSWLNTDRPLSLKELKGRIVILDFWTYCCINCLHVLPDLKYLEQKYKNTLTVIGVHSAKFDNEQEIENIRQAILRYDIEHPVIVDVDFQIWQQYAVRAWPTLVIIDPESYYVGSASGEGNRDALDELISQMMQAHQEKGTINFQELSINLEKQKQPLNTPLAFPGKILADGEGNRLFIADTGHHRIVVTTLEGEVLHIIGNGKSGLTDGNFTEAQFFAPQGMALDEEQQILYIADTENHVLRQVNLKNQQVKTIAGTGEQGHYIRPQSGKALETALNSPWDLEKIGNSLYIAMAGQHQIWEMELETGIVSTYAGTGGEGCVDGSLSNSAFAQPSGITSDRRELYIADSEISSIRAVGLADLQEVRTVCGSGELFGFGDVDGIGSEVRLQHCLGIKYIPDYLWIADTYNHKIKRIDPHTGNCQTMLGNGIAGHQDGQGKNTQFFEPSGISAASFLLFVADTNNHVIRRVELDTLQVTTMQFPNLCAPDICIPQTII